The nucleotide window GGTTGGCCGCTGCTTTCTCATGGGTCATGGGACTGATGGGCTATATTCGTTCGTCCGGACGTCTGACATGGCATGTCAATGAAGTGATGGCTGATGTCTCTCCATGGGCCTTCACGCCGAATTTGGAATTTGCGGCGAAGATGGTCACGCTGAATATGGCGGTGTTCTGGGGAGCCGTGCTCACCGTGTTCTGGATGTGCCAGCGAGGACAGCAGCCGGTGATGGGAGAAGAGCCGAGTGAAGAGAAGGCGACGACGCTGGCCCCGTCTTCGTCACAAGAAGCGTGAATGAAGGAGTGTGAATGCCGGGAAATACGAAGAACATGATGCGAACGCTTCTTTGGCTCATCGGCTCTGCCGGGCTGATTCTGACCGTTGAGGCAGAATGGAGGGGGATTGTTTCGGCGCAAAATCAGACGTTGGTGCTGGAGGACTTTCAGGCGAAAGAGGCCGACGGTTTTCCTTTAAATTGGGATCATGAAAGCCAACGCAGTCAAACAAAGGGCCGGGATGCGTACAAAGTGCAAACAGAAAATGGCGTGAATTTTCTCACGGCCAGAGACGCAGGCCAGCGCATAAAGAAAAAGAAAATCGATTGGGATCCGAAGGCCTATCCTAACCTGACCTGGCGGTGGCGGCTGCATAAGGCTCCGGATGGAGCAGAACCGGTAGCCGCGATTTATGCTTCCTTGGATACGGATCTCATGTTTATTCCGGTGTTCACGAAGTACATCTGGAGTGCGACGAAACCAGAGGGCACGTTGACAGAGGGAGGGATGTTCAGCGGGTCTGAAATCGTGGTACAGAGCGGAACTAAAGAGCTTGGGCAGTGGTTCGAGGAGCGTGTCAACGTGTACGAAGATTTCAAACGTATTCATCAACATGAACCGGCGGCGAAGGCCTGGGGGATTTCGATCATTGCCGGGCCGGGCGTGGAAATTGATTTCGGCCCCATGGTTGCGAGCGCAGGGAGATAGTCCAGGGGAATAGGTCGGCATGAATGAAACCGGAGTCGATTCGCGCATAGTATGGAAAGTGTTCGACATCCTGTTCGGCGTCGCCGTGATGGGAACGGTGGGAACGCTTATCGGCTTGATTATGGGCGGCGGGATGATGCCGGTGGCGATTGGTCTTGGGATCGTCCTCGGTGCGGTTGTTGGCTTTCTCGGCGGGCGCCGGTTTCTCATTAGTATTTTGGTCGGCGCGGTCTTGGGAGGCGCACTCGCATGGCTCGTCGCTGGTTTTGATCGCATATCGGTCGGAGCAGGGGCCGGCGCAGCGATGGGAGGATTTTTGGGCGTGCAGATTTCGATGCTGTTGGACATGCGTGCAGCAAGGAAGTCTTCACTCCTGGCCGACCAACCGAACGGTATCAAAGTGAGCAAGGGAGCGTAAGCGGTTATGGAAAAGAAGGGCGTTCTGATTGGGTCGATCATCTTTGTATTCGGCTCCTTCATACTGATGATCGGCATGATGCTGTGGGAGTCGAACAAGGCCTATAAAATGAAGGAGTTGGCGCAGTCCGTTAAGACTGAAAGCCGTTCGGCTTCCAGCAAGGCGCCAGCGCAAGACTACTCGATTTACAAAACCAAAATAGGCGATGAAGGGCGCGAGATGATCCAGATCCCGGAGGGACCCTTCATGATGGGCGGTAAAGACGGCGATCCGGATGAGGCTCCGGAGCATCAGGTTTATCTCAAGGCGTTCTTTCTCGACAAGAAAGAGGTGACGCAGGAAGAGTACGCACGATTTGCCAAAATGACAAAGCGACCGATGCCAAAAATCGAAGTGTTTGAGGACGATCAATCCAAGCTTCTCAAACCGGAATTCCCCGCGATGAGCGTATCCTGGGACGAGGCCCTGGCCTATTGCAAATGGGCCGGTAAGCGGCTGCCGACGGAGGCGGAATGGGAGAAGGCTGGTCGCGGCGAGGGCAAACGGAAATATCCCTGGGGCGACAGCTTCGTCACCGGCAATGCGAATGTCGACGGAAGCGAAGACGGTTATAAATACTTGGCTCCGCCCGGTTCATTTGAGTCGGGCCGCAGTCCCTATGGGATCTACGACATGACGGGGAATGTCGCCGAGTGGGTTGCCGATTCCTATGACGAACATTATTACAAGACTTCTCCGTATCGTGATCCCAAGGGACCTGACAACGCCGACCTGAAAGTCGTCCGTGGGGGCTCATGGCGGGAAACGGAGCATAACGCCCGACTGTCCAAACGGTTTGCGGCGAAACACTGGCGGACGGATATTACCATCGGCATCCGTTGTGCCGGTGATGCAGATGCCGGAGGCACCCCTTTTCCTTCATAAGCAGTCATGCTTGAAACGAAATTCAAGGTCGCGTTTCTTCTTGTCGTCCTTGCCTTCGCTGCGATGCCCATCATAGGCATTCTCAGTGGCACGAAACTGACCCCCTTTGAGGAATCGCCTGAGGCGACGCCAGAGTCATCTCTGCCCGGATTGGCCGGACCTGCTGATGACAAGCCGATTCAAAAGGACATGGTTTCAATTTCAGCAGGTCCCTTCATTCGCGGAACGGACTCGGGCGGTTTTGACGAGCGACCTCAGCGGACTCTTGTGCTGAGCGCCTTTGCCATTGATCGGTACGAAGTCACCAATTTTCAGTATCAGCAATTTGTGGATGCGACGGGTCATCGCAAGGCCGGACCGCCCTCACGCTATGCCAAGAACATGGGCAAGATGCGAGGTATCAATCAACCTGTCGTCTATGTGTCGTGGGAGGATGCGGAATCCTATTGTCGCTGGAAAGGTAAACGCCTTCCAACGGAAGCCGAATGGGAAAAAGCCATGCGAGGCACTGACGGTCGGCTGTGGCCATGGGGCAACAGTGAGCAAGCGAATGGAGCGAACTGGGCACGCGTTCAAGACGGGTACGATGTGACGGCGCCAGTTGGTTCGTTCAGGAACGATCGGAGTCCCT belongs to Nitrospiraceae bacterium and includes:
- a CDS encoding DUF3047 domain-containing protein, with the translated sequence MPGNTKNMMRTLLWLIGSAGLILTVEAEWRGIVSAQNQTLVLEDFQAKEADGFPLNWDHESQRSQTKGRDAYKVQTENGVNFLTARDAGQRIKKKKIDWDPKAYPNLTWRWRLHKAPDGAEPVAAIYASLDTDLMFIPVFTKYIWSATKPEGTLTEGGMFSGSEIVVQSGTKELGQWFEERVNVYEDFKRIHQHEPAAKAWGISIIAGPGVEIDFGPMVASAGR
- a CDS encoding formylglycine-generating enzyme family protein; this encodes MLETKFKVAFLLVVLAFAAMPIIGILSGTKLTPFEESPEATPESSLPGLAGPADDKPIQKDMVSISAGPFIRGTDSGGFDERPQRTLVLSAFAIDRYEVTNFQYQQFVDATGHRKAGPPSRYAKNMGKMRGINQPVVYVSWEDAESYCRWKGKRLPTEAEWEKAMRGTDGRLWPWGNSEQANGANWARVQDGYDVTAPVGSFRNDRSPYGVMDGAGNVMEWVQDWYSESYYKDVSDQNSQGPEYGVYRVLRGGGYTTAGGDIRITSRSKMVPDFRDETIGFRCAVSEGQNEVGKGVKNRGESTENQSSRE
- a CDS encoding SUMF1/EgtB/PvdO family nonheme iron enzyme, giving the protein MEKKGVLIGSIIFVFGSFILMIGMMLWESNKAYKMKELAQSVKTESRSASSKAPAQDYSIYKTKIGDEGREMIQIPEGPFMMGGKDGDPDEAPEHQVYLKAFFLDKKEVTQEEYARFAKMTKRPMPKIEVFEDDQSKLLKPEFPAMSVSWDEALAYCKWAGKRLPTEAEWEKAGRGEGKRKYPWGDSFVTGNANVDGSEDGYKYLAPPGSFESGRSPYGIYDMTGNVAEWVADSYDEHYYKTSPYRDPKGPDNADLKVVRGGSWRETEHNARLSKRFAAKHWRTDITIGIRCAGDADAGGTPFPS